The genomic region TCAACTTATCAATTACTCTCCAGAACTCTCAATGTTATTGGACAATGGAATTGGGATCAGGGGACCATTACCAGAAATGATTTCTTACTTCAGGATATCGCTTCGGGCGATATGCAAAAGAAATGGAATCCTGATGGTGACCAGGCATGGATGGATGAAGTTGCGGCATTTAATTTTACTTCTATGAATCCCGGTTTCAATGGAATCTGGAGTTATGATTATGAAGGGATCTCACGCGCAAATCAGGCAATAACTACGCTTAATAACTCAGAGGTCATGTCTTCCGTTGATATGGATGGAGCTACAAAAGATCGCTTGTTGGGAGAAGTATATTTCTTGAGAGCCTTCTATTATTTTGACCTGGTCAACAATTTTGGAGGTGTGCCTTTGCTTACAGAGCCTTTACAGGATTTTTCAGATGCTTACCAGGTAGCCAAACGCAGTACGCAACAGGAGATTTGGGCTCAAATAACTGCAGATCTTCAGGAATCGGTTTCCTTACTGGCCGAACAAAAATATTCCAGCAATGCTGAACCGTGGAGGGTTTCTATCGGAGCGGCAATTGCCATGCAGGCAAAGGTGAATTTGTTTCAGCAAAATTGGAATGAAGTGATTAATAAAGTGAATCAATTGCAGGGGTATAACTTTTATTCTCTGGATAATAATTATTTTGATCCTTTCGATGTAAACAAAGAGTACCAGGAAAATGAAGTAATTTTCTCATATGATCATGTTTCAGGACTCACCCCCTCAAAAGGGAATGGTCTTTCAGCATTAATGGGCTGGGGGTTTTTGGCACCAACCCAGAACTTTTTAGATGCATTTGAAGAAAATGATCCAAGACTGGAATATACGGTTCAGGTAGCCCAGCAACAACAACATAAACTACTGGGGACTACCGATGGAAGATATAAGGGCAATGAAGATTCTCCGGGAAATAAAGTATATATCCGTTATGCTGACGTGCTGCTGTGGAAAGCCGAAGCATTCATTGAGAACGGAGAGATAGAGAAAGGTTTGGCAATTATCGATCAGATTCGTACCCGAGCACGTAATACTCCAAAGATTGATGGCAGCGCTACCCCTTCCAATGCATTGCCTAATTATGCCGGCACAGGGGTTTCCAAGGCCGAAGCTCTACAGATTTTGCGTCATGAAAGACGGGTGGAGTTGGGCTTTGAATCACAAAGATTTAATGATCTAAAACGTTGGGGTATTGCGGAGGATGTATTGACCAACCTGGGAAAAAATTACCAAAGTTATAACAGCCTTTATCCTATTCCACAAGGAGAAATAGATCGTTCTGGAGGACAGATAGAACAAAATCCCGGATACTAATCAATAAAAAATGTGTAATCAATGATAAATTTTAAATTAAAGTATATGGCGCTATGCCTAATAGGTATAGCCACCGCATGTCATACGGATACTAAAAAAGGTGAATCCGTTAAAGAGCGTAACAAAGTAAGCACTGCCGAAGCGTCATGGATGATAGGACCTTTTGAGCGTCCACAAAATGCGCAGCCCATCATACAACGGGATACTATGGCTACTTTTAATGACCCGATGAGCGGGCAAGAAGTAGTCTGGCAGTCTATGGCTACTTTCAATCCTGCTGCCATTGTAAAAGATGGAAAAATAAATGTTTTGTACAGGGCGGAGCAGGACCGACATACCGATACCATTGGAGGACATACCTCTAGAATAGGATTGGCCACTTCAGAAGATGGAAGCATCTATAAAAGAGCAGATGAGCCTATTTTTTATCCTGATAACGATGACCAGAAAGAATTTGAATGGACCGGAGGTACCGAAGATCCCAGGATTGTAGAGAGTGAAGACGGAACTTACGTTCTGACCTATACCCAGTGGAATAGAAAAACCCCGAGGCTGGCTTTGGCCACCTCGAAAGATTTGAAAAACTGGACCAAACACGGACCTGTTTTCCAAGATTTTAAGAATGGTAAATATCACGATAAGGAGACCAAGTCCGGAGCAATAGTTACTCAATTAAAGGGCGGGAAACTGGTTGCGGCAAAGATAAAGGGCAAGTATTATATGTATTATGGGGTGCCTCATATTTGGCTTGCAACTTCTACGGACCTTATCAATTGGGAACCTGTAGAAGACTATGCCGGAAATCTTGCTCCTGTTTTAAATCCGCGTCCCGGATATTTTGATTCCTGGCTCGTGGAGGCCGGACCGCCACCTGTCTTAACAGAAAATGGTATTGTAGTACTTTATAATGCAGGTAATTCGAAAAATATTGGTGTGGAAGAGCTGGGCAATCGTGTCTATACCAGTGGTCAAGCATTGTTTGATGCCAATGAGCCTTGGAAGTTGATCGACCGTTCGGATGAACCCTACCTCAAACCAGAGTTGCCTTTTGAAAAATCCGGACAGTATAAAGATGGAACCACCTTCGTAGAAGGATTAACCTTTTTTAAGGGGAAATGGTATTTGTATTACGGGACGGCAGATAGTATGGTAGGAATGGCCACAGCAGAACCGTAATAATCTTTCTATTATGCAATTAAAAAGGAAATTACTTATTGGGGCTGTGGTATCCAGCCTTGGAGGATTGTTATTCGGATTTGATACGGCAGTAATTTCCGGTGCAGAACAAGGCCTGAAAGCGTTTTATCTGCTCGATAATTTCGCCCATGGATTTACCAATTCTATTGCCTTAATCGGAACCATTATCGGAGCTATATTTGCTTTTTCTCCTGCACAGCACCTGGGGAGAAAGAAGTCACTTTCCATTATAGGACTTTTTTTTGGATTATCTGCTTTAGGATGTGGTTTGACGGATAATTGGTATCTTTTTCTTTTTTGGAGATTTTTAGGTGGCCTTGGAGTTGGCGCATCATCTGTAATCGCTCCCATGTATATTTCTGAAATTTCACCTTCTGATTATCGTGGAAGGTTAGTGGGGCTTTTTCAATTCAGCATCGTTTTTGGAATTCTGTTAGCCTTTATTTCAAATTACTTTTTGAAAATTAATATGAGCAGCGACTCCTGGCGCTGGATGCTTGGAGTAGAAGCCATTCCTGCGTTTATTTTTTTCGGTTTGGTATTTTTAATTCCTAAAAGTCCTCGCTGGC from Zunongwangia profunda SM-A87 harbors:
- a CDS encoding RagB/SusD family nutrient uptake outer membrane protein; this translates as MKKSILKFLTVVCFIAFSGCDSYLDEDPIGLITKDRIDTEPTAASIISSVNSTYQLLSRTLNVIGQWNWDQGTITRNDFLLQDIASGDMQKKWNPDGDQAWMDEVAAFNFTSMNPGFNGIWSYDYEGISRANQAITTLNNSEVMSSVDMDGATKDRLLGEVYFLRAFYYFDLVNNFGGVPLLTEPLQDFSDAYQVAKRSTQQEIWAQITADLQESVSLLAEQKYSSNAEPWRVSIGAAIAMQAKVNLFQQNWNEVINKVNQLQGYNFYSLDNNYFDPFDVNKEYQENEVIFSYDHVSGLTPSKGNGLSALMGWGFLAPTQNFLDAFEENDPRLEYTVQVAQQQQHKLLGTTDGRYKGNEDSPGNKVYIRYADVLLWKAEAFIENGEIEKGLAIIDQIRTRARNTPKIDGSATPSNALPNYAGTGVSKAEALQILRHERRVELGFESQRFNDLKRWGIAEDVLTNLGKNYQSYNSLYPIPQGEIDRSGGQIEQNPGY
- a CDS encoding glycoside hydrolase family 130 protein yields the protein MINFKLKYMALCLIGIATACHTDTKKGESVKERNKVSTAEASWMIGPFERPQNAQPIIQRDTMATFNDPMSGQEVVWQSMATFNPAAIVKDGKINVLYRAEQDRHTDTIGGHTSRIGLATSEDGSIYKRADEPIFYPDNDDQKEFEWTGGTEDPRIVESEDGTYVLTYTQWNRKTPRLALATSKDLKNWTKHGPVFQDFKNGKYHDKETKSGAIVTQLKGGKLVAAKIKGKYYMYYGVPHIWLATSTDLINWEPVEDYAGNLAPVLNPRPGYFDSWLVEAGPPPVLTENGIVVLYNAGNSKNIGVEELGNRVYTSGQALFDANEPWKLIDRSDEPYLKPELPFEKSGQYKDGTTFVEGLTFFKGKWYLYYGTADSMVGMATAEP